In one window of bacterium DNA:
- a CDS encoding nucleotidyltransferase family protein produces the protein MKKIEEIEQILRDNKWELKKRYNVNQIGMFGSYVRGENQKKSDLDILVDFDDDAKIGLLRFINLENYLSDLLRIKVDLVMRSSLKPKIGKHILEEVVYL, from the coding sequence ATGAAAAAAATAGAAGAGATTGAGCAGATATTAAGAGATAATAAATGGGAATTAAAAAAAAGATACAATGTTAATCAAATAGGAATGTTTGGCTCTTATGTTAGAGGGGAAAACCAAAAAAAAAGCGATTTGGATATTCTTGTTGATTTTGATGATGATGCAAAGATTGGACTTTTAAGATTTATAAATTTAGAAAACTATTTAAGTGACCTTTTAAGAATAAAGGTTGATTTAGTAATGAGGTCTTCCCTTAAGCCAAAGATAGGAAAGCATATATTAGAGGAAGTAGTGTATCTATGA
- a CDS encoding DUF86 domain-containing protein — protein sequence MKREIGDYIQDIIEAINKAESFTWNMPYEEFLCDDKTNFAVIRALEIIGEAVKNIPNETKKKYPEIPWRDIAGMRDKLIHEYFGVKTDLVWRAVKEELPPIRPVFEKMLLDLEGNLNLELQLNNNKRGEI from the coding sequence ATGAAAAGGGAAATTGGTGATTATATTCAAGATATAATTGAAGCAATAAATAAAGCAGAAAGTTTCACCTGGAATATGCCTTATGAGGAATTCCTATGCGATGATAAAACAAATTTTGCTGTTATAAGGGCTTTAGAAATTATTGGCGAAGCAGTCAAAAACATACCGAATGAAACAAAAAAGAAATATCCAGAGATTCCCTGGCGGGATATCGCAGGTATGAGAGATAAACTCATCCATGAATATTTTGGGGTTAAAACAGATTTAGTTTGGAGAGCAGTCAAAGAGGAGTTGCCACCAATTAGACCAGTATTTGAAAAGATGCTTCTGGATTTGGAGGGGAATTTGAACTTAGAACTCCAGCTAAATAATAACAAAAGAGGGGAGATATGA
- a CDS encoding putative toxin-antitoxin system toxin component, PIN family → MKHYKHKVVIDTNVFVAALLSKRGASYKLLFEISRDKFEQNISTPLIFEYESVAKRETKLTNEQIDAIIDMICNISNKCKIFFLWRPYLKDIKDDMVLELAIESQSEYIITYNKKDFKGIGKFGIQVLTPKEFLEKIGGLE, encoded by the coding sequence ATGAAACATTACAAGCACAAAGTAGTCATAGATACAAATGTATTTGTAGCGGCTTTACTTTCCAAACGAGGAGCGTCGTATAAGCTACTTTTTGAAATCAGCAGAGATAAGTTTGAACAAAATATCTCTACTCCCTTGATTTTTGAATATGAAAGTGTAGCAAAAAGGGAAACTAAATTAACTAATGAGCAAATTGATGCAATTATAGATATGATTTGTAATATCTCCAACAAGTGTAAAATATTCTTCTTGTGGAGACCTTACTTAAAAGATATAAAAGATGATATGGTATTAGAATTAGCCATTGAATCTCAAAGCGAATACATTATCACATATAATAAAAAAGACTTTAAGGGTATTGGAAAATTTGGTATTCAAGTATTAACACCAAAAGAGTTTTTAGAGAAGATAGGAGGGTTAGAATAA
- a CDS encoding DUF2442 domain-containing protein, with protein sequence MNPRIKDVKPNSNYTLTLTFTNDEVKVFDVKPYLDKGIFKELTNANLFNSVKPFLGSIQWKNGQDLCPDTLYLESKKT encoded by the coding sequence ATGAATCCAAGAATTAAAGATGTTAAACCGAATTCTAACTATACATTAACCTTAACTTTTACCAATGATGAAGTTAAGGTATTTGATGTGAAGCCATATTTAGACAAAGGGATATTTAAAGAATTAACGAATGCTAACTTATTTAACTCTGTTAAACCATTTTTGGGCAGTATTCAATGGAAGAATGGGCAAGATTTATGTCCTGATACTTTATACTTAGAAAGTAAGAAAACCTAA
- a CDS encoding toxin-antitoxin system HicB family antitoxin has translation MSAVSVRLPDSLYQQVEEIVRKEGISIDQFISSATAEKISAFATQNYLEERAGRANKKKFKEALSHIPNIEPEEYDKL, from the coding sequence ATGAGTGCGGTTAGTGTAAGACTGCCTGATTCATTGTATCAGCAAGTGGAGGAAATAGTTAGAAAAGAAGGAATTTCAATAGACCAGTTTATCTCAAGTGCAACAGCAGAAAAAATATCTGCATTTGCTACTCAAAACTATCTGGAAGAACGCGCAGGGAGGGCGAATAAGAAAAAGTTTAAAGAAGCATTATCACACATCCCAAACATTGAACCAGAAGAATATGATAAACTATAG
- a CDS encoding type II toxin-antitoxin system mRNA interferase toxin, RelE/StbE family has translation MRTLIWGKTFIRAFKRTIKKHPILKQDIKEAVELLTKDPFTPQLETHKLKGKLLGSWACSVGYDLRIVFDFVKSKEQDEDDILLLEIGTHDEVY, from the coding sequence ATGAGAACACTCATTTGGGGCAAAACCTTTATAAGGGCATTCAAACGAACTATCAAAAAGCATCCAATTCTTAAGCAAGATATTAAAGAAGCCGTGGAACTTTTGACCAAAGATCCTTTTACTCCGCAATTGGAGACTCATAAACTTAAAGGTAAACTATTGGGCTCCTGGGCATGTAGCGTTGGATACGACCTGCGAATAGTATTTGATTTTGTAAAGAGTAAAGAGCAAGATGAAGACGATATTCTTTTGCTTGAGATTGGAACACACGATGAAGTATATTAA
- a CDS encoding DUF4160 domain-containing protein — MAVIAMFYGIIISMYYFDKRKHQMPHVHVKYQAQETILSIPDGKVLEGKIKSSKMKLVQAWLEIHKEELMADWELASSGENVFKIDPLK; from the coding sequence ATGGCAGTAATTGCAATGTTTTATGGTATCATTATCTCGATGTATTATTTCGACAAAAGAAAACATCAGATGCCTCATGTTCATGTCAAGTATCAGGCTCAAGAAACTATTCTTTCAATTCCAGATGGTAAAGTGTTAGAAGGCAAGATTAAATCAAGCAAGATGAAACTGGTTCAGGCATGGCTTGAAATACATAAAGAAGAATTGATGGCTGATTGGGAACTTGCCAGTAGTGGCGAGAATGTCTTCAAGATAGATCCACTAAAATAG